The Rhodocytophaga rosea genome has a segment encoding these proteins:
- the istA gene encoding IS21 family transposase encodes MAGKPKPMSQIKQLLLLHQQGKGIKFIARSLSLSKNTVKAYLAKTALLPLSVEQLLSLADPLLEAKYHAGNPAYKDTRFDHFKEKLDYFASELKQVGVNRRLLWEEYKKEYAQGYGYSQFCFHLSQQLLARKPTMVLTHKAAEKLFIDFAGKKLSYIDKDTGEVIYCQVFAACLPYSDYSFAMAVPSQNIEDFLYALRCCLEEIGGVPKVLVPDNLKSAIVKASPYEPDVNRAMEDFANHYGAVVIPARVRKPQDKALVENGVKLIYNRVYAKLRHQQFFDLSSLNKAIKEKIREHNQTRMQKKPYCRQEKFLADEKHLLGPLPDYSFELKYYRELKVAQNNHIYLAQDKHYYSVPYTYIGLQVKVIYTRSMVHIYSKGEQIALHVRDYRMGSYTTIKEHLCSHHRHYLERSPEYYLKKAQSKSEEFYKLLEGLFQQKRYPEQLYRTCDGLLRLASRSDADSFRKACLIAIEHGNYTYRFMRNLLENNMVHDQEQIIERSLPEHTNIRGKEYYTQFLSTLN; translated from the coding sequence ATGGCTGGAAAACCAAAACCTATGAGTCAGATCAAACAACTACTGCTGCTGCATCAGCAAGGTAAAGGCATTAAGTTCATTGCCCGCAGTCTTTCCCTGAGCAAGAATACGGTCAAGGCGTATCTTGCCAAAACAGCCCTGCTGCCATTAAGCGTGGAGCAACTGCTGTCCCTAGCCGATCCGCTGCTGGAAGCAAAATACCATGCCGGTAATCCTGCCTACAAAGACACCCGCTTTGACCACTTCAAAGAAAAGCTCGACTACTTTGCCTCAGAACTCAAGCAGGTAGGTGTCAACAGAAGATTGCTGTGGGAAGAGTATAAAAAAGAGTATGCCCAAGGCTACGGCTACTCCCAGTTCTGTTTCCACCTCTCTCAGCAGTTATTGGCCCGTAAACCTACCATGGTCCTAACTCACAAAGCGGCTGAAAAACTATTTATCGATTTTGCCGGAAAAAAGCTTTCCTACATTGACAAAGACACCGGCGAAGTGATCTATTGTCAAGTGTTTGCGGCTTGTCTGCCTTATTCTGACTACAGCTTTGCCATGGCTGTTCCCAGTCAAAATATAGAAGACTTCCTGTATGCCCTCCGGTGCTGTTTAGAAGAGATCGGTGGTGTGCCAAAGGTGCTGGTACCGGATAACTTAAAGTCTGCCATTGTGAAAGCCAGTCCCTATGAACCGGATGTTAATCGTGCCATGGAAGATTTTGCTAATCATTATGGGGCAGTGGTGATTCCGGCCAGAGTGCGTAAACCACAGGACAAGGCCTTGGTAGAAAACGGGGTAAAGCTGATCTATAACAGGGTCTATGCTAAACTGCGCCATCAACAGTTCTTTGATCTTTCCTCCCTCAATAAAGCCATCAAGGAGAAAATCCGTGAACATAATCAAACCAGGATGCAAAAGAAGCCCTACTGCAGACAAGAAAAATTCTTAGCCGATGAAAAACACCTACTTGGGCCACTGCCAGACTATAGTTTTGAACTCAAGTATTACCGGGAGTTGAAAGTGGCCCAGAACAACCACATCTACCTGGCTCAGGATAAACATTACTACAGTGTACCCTACACTTACATTGGCTTGCAGGTAAAAGTGATCTACACCCGCTCGATGGTGCATATCTACAGCAAAGGCGAGCAAATAGCTTTGCATGTGAGAGATTACCGCATGGGCAGCTATACCACTATCAAAGAACACCTGTGTTCCCACCATCGGCACTACCTGGAACGTAGCCCGGAATACTACCTGAAAAAAGCCCAAAGTAAATCAGAAGAGTTCTACAAGCTTTTGGAAGGACTCTTCCAGCAGAAACGCTATCCTGAGCAGCTATACCGCACCTGTGATGGCTTGTTGCGCCTGGCAAGCAGAAGTGATGCAGATAGCTTCCGCAAAGCATGTTTGATTGCTATTGAACATGGCAATTACACCTACCGCTTTATGCGCAACCTACTGGAAAACAACATGGTGCATGACCAGGAGCAGATTATAGAACGGTCCTTGCCGGAACATACTAACATCCGGGGCAAAGAGTATTATACCCAATTTTTATCCACCCTCAACTAA
- the istB gene encoding IS21-like element helper ATPase IstB, protein MMQIQSQLSQLQLHGMSRSWQALLETRKCHELSLSEGLELLLQAEENERKERKFRRLQRNAFFRYQASIEELQPGSARGLDKSLLNGLATGEYLIKGESILISGATGAGKSFLASALGHQACAQGYSVAYFNVAKLLLKTKMARVDGSLIKFFEKLSKTRLLILDDFGLTPLEAGQRLDLMEMIEDRHARASTIIASQLPVSSWYEVIGEATIADAILDRLLHTSYRIELKGESLRKKH, encoded by the coding sequence ATGATGCAAATCCAATCCCAACTCAGTCAGTTGCAACTCCACGGAATGAGTCGCAGCTGGCAGGCACTGCTAGAGACAAGAAAATGCCATGAACTCTCCTTGAGCGAGGGACTCGAACTACTGCTGCAGGCAGAAGAAAATGAGCGAAAGGAACGAAAGTTCCGCCGCTTGCAGCGCAATGCTTTTTTCCGCTACCAGGCTTCTATAGAAGAATTGCAGCCGGGTAGCGCACGTGGCTTAGATAAATCCCTGCTCAACGGGCTGGCCACAGGAGAGTACTTAATCAAAGGGGAGTCCATCCTGATTAGCGGTGCTACTGGAGCAGGCAAAAGTTTTTTAGCTTCTGCTTTAGGACACCAGGCCTGTGCACAGGGATATTCAGTAGCTTATTTTAATGTAGCTAAACTGCTGCTGAAAACAAAGATGGCCCGGGTAGATGGCAGCTTAATCAAGTTCTTTGAGAAGCTATCCAAAACCCGCTTACTGATTTTGGATGACTTTGGCTTAACCCCTTTAGAAGCAGGACAGCGATTAGACCTGATGGAGATGATCGAAGACCGCCATGCCCGTGCCTCTACCATTATTGCTTCTCAACTACCGGTCAGCAGCTGGTATGAAGTAATTGGGGAAGCAACTATTGCCGATGCCATCCTCGACCGGCTGCTGCATACCTCTTACCGAATAGAGTTGAAAGGTGAAAGTTTAAGAAAAAAACACTAA
- a CDS encoding transposase: MENGFATHYYHARVKECGVCAFKKQCCGNKRRQSLTFSVYRHYHQRMQQRIESKEGKRMKRRRMATVEPVFGSLLNYYGMKRSNAKGKQAAHKMMLMAACAYNLQKLITCFNHPRAKAQVLPLGQELALYFILLYVVQQPPAFEVTLPFIDEYALPAKSAILAAVTKTG; this comes from the coding sequence ATGGAAAATGGCTTTGCCACTCATTACTACCATGCCAGAGTAAAAGAATGTGGAGTGTGTGCTTTTAAAAAGCAATGTTGTGGCAATAAAAGGCGACAAAGCCTCACTTTCAGTGTCTATCGTCACTATCATCAGCGTATGCAGCAGCGCATAGAAAGCAAAGAAGGCAAGAGAATGAAAAGACGCAGAATGGCCACGGTAGAACCTGTTTTTGGCAGTTTACTTAACTATTATGGCATGAAAAGAAGCAATGCAAAAGGCAAACAAGCCGCTCACAAAATGATGCTTATGGCCGCTTGTGCCTATAATCTGCAAAAGCTAATTACTTGCTTTAACCATCCAAGAGCCAAAGCTCAAGTCCTCCCTCTTGGGCAAGAACTTGCCCTTTATTTTATCCTTCTGTACGTTGTGCAACAGCCACCTGCCTTTGAAGTAACTCTACCCTTTATTGATGAGTATGCCCTCCCTGCTAAATCAGCCATATTGGCAGCAGTTACAAAAACTGGTTAA
- a CDS encoding sigma 54-interacting response regulator yields MKETVLIVEDQFVEANDLRLILQKAGYRVTGIARAVSKALECIQEEKPDIVLLDIFLKGPLTGIDLAKQLNELNIPFVYLSANSNQEVLSAAKETQPDGFLVKPFREKDVLVTLEIARYRHAHTRDSSSGRESQLQKQLLPIFNEAISWEQKLLKAGKGIQPFIPFEYLSAGIYNKLETSYNDVGFLRIGFDEYQVIGVNELMVITNLKRHELVALQSQTHQDTTATRYEATAFKQLCVQPCIQLLIADTFEMNSYLVFPILLPNGQLFHFSFYSRRLDAYQAQHLSLVSRLQPFLATAVGRVLSKENRFDLKLNNNSSLDSQKKGSIPLFDGIIGSSHQLLNVFDHIMMVAPSDTSVLILGESGTGKERIANCIHTYSPRKLKPLIRVNCATLPATLIESELFGHEKGAFTGATDRRIGKFELATGGTIFLDEIGEMPLDMQVKLLRVLQEKEIDRIGGRSSIKIDVRIVAATNRNLEKEVAQGRFRLDLYYRLNVFPITLPPLRERKEDIMDLTTHFIQHYNRKTGKKITGLSSKVLDTLMAYNWPGNIRELEHFIERSILLTKGTIIEDIGFLNINPTELNMPDKGHIKTIDENEREHIIEVLKKCNGRIWGEGGAAQLLNVPPTTLNSKMKKLGIKKVYQGNS; encoded by the coding sequence ATGAAAGAGACTGTGCTAATTGTAGAAGATCAGTTTGTAGAAGCTAACGATCTCCGGTTAATACTTCAAAAAGCAGGTTACCGGGTTACAGGTATTGCCCGTGCAGTATCCAAAGCACTTGAATGTATTCAAGAAGAGAAACCTGATATAGTTCTACTCGATATTTTCTTAAAAGGTCCGCTCACCGGTATAGACCTTGCTAAACAGCTTAATGAACTCAATATTCCTTTTGTCTATCTTTCTGCCAATTCCAACCAGGAGGTACTTTCTGCTGCTAAGGAGACGCAGCCGGATGGCTTCTTAGTCAAACCATTCCGGGAAAAAGATGTACTGGTTACCTTAGAAATTGCCCGTTATCGTCATGCACATACTAGGGATTCAAGTTCTGGCCGGGAATCTCAACTGCAAAAACAACTCCTTCCAATATTTAATGAAGCCATTAGCTGGGAACAAAAGTTACTGAAAGCAGGTAAGGGGATTCAACCATTTATTCCTTTTGAATATTTGTCGGCAGGGATTTATAATAAATTAGAGACTTCGTATAACGATGTTGGATTTTTAAGGATTGGGTTTGATGAATACCAGGTGATCGGCGTAAACGAACTTATGGTTATAACCAACCTAAAACGCCATGAGCTGGTAGCTTTGCAATCACAAACACATCAGGATACTACTGCCACAAGGTATGAGGCGACGGCTTTTAAACAATTGTGCGTACAACCTTGTATACAGCTGCTGATTGCAGATACCTTTGAGATGAATTCCTACCTGGTATTTCCCATACTGTTGCCAAATGGTCAATTGTTTCATTTTTCCTTTTATAGCCGCCGTCTGGATGCCTATCAGGCACAACACTTATCATTAGTAAGCCGATTGCAACCATTCCTCGCTACAGCTGTGGGTCGTGTATTGAGTAAGGAGAATAGGTTTGACCTTAAATTAAACAATAATTCTTCATTAGATAGCCAAAAAAAGGGTAGTATTCCTTTATTTGATGGCATCATTGGAAGCAGTCATCAGCTGTTAAATGTTTTTGATCATATAATGATGGTGGCACCTTCAGACACCTCTGTGCTCATATTAGGTGAAAGCGGCACTGGTAAAGAAAGAATTGCTAACTGCATCCATACCTACTCACCCCGTAAGCTCAAACCATTAATAAGGGTAAATTGTGCTACATTACCTGCAACACTCATCGAGTCAGAGCTGTTTGGTCATGAAAAAGGAGCTTTTACTGGTGCCACCGATAGACGGATTGGTAAATTTGAGCTGGCGACCGGAGGAACTATTTTTTTAGATGAGATTGGGGAAATGCCCCTGGATATGCAAGTCAAACTGCTGCGAGTTTTACAGGAGAAGGAGATTGATCGGATTGGAGGACGCTCCTCTATTAAGATTGATGTACGCATTGTTGCTGCTACCAACCGCAATTTGGAAAAAGAAGTAGCTCAAGGTCGTTTTCGCCTTGATTTATACTATCGGCTCAATGTGTTTCCCATCACACTCCCTCCGTTAAGAGAACGTAAAGAAGATATTATGGACCTGACCACACATTTTATTCAACACTATAACCGGAAAACTGGAAAGAAAATCACCGGCTTATCCAGTAAGGTTTTAGATACTTTAATGGCGTATAACTGGCCAGGAAATATCAGGGAATTGGAACATTTTATTGAAAGGAGCATACTTCTCACAAAAGGGACTATTATAGAGGATATTGGATTTTTAAATATTAATCCCACTGAGCTAAACATGCCTGATAAAGGGCATATAAAGACTATTGATGAAAATGAAAGAGAACATATCATTGAAGTTTTGAAAAAATGCAATGGAAGAATTTGGGGTGAAGGTGGTGCAGCTCAATTGCTGAATGTACCGCCAACTACTTTGAACTCTAAAATGAAGAAGCTTGGAATTAAAAAAGTGTATCAAGGTAATAGTTGA
- a CDS encoding tetratricopeptide repeat-containing sensor histidine kinase: MPVFAQAQSGKSYQELELLLQQSKADTNRVRLLLELGSYYLNKTDTPSAELDSAVARVRQAENLSMALRFYHGQANSYRILAKIYRKQGKTDKGKEYVNKAIQLFDTYHYLNDLGEAYFDLGGYYGLSGPEMNERIKWSEMALSTFQQAGNKLKVADCLKEIGDLYQIQGNTFKSLALLKEALQVYQSINHPRLQGIYDLLGDVSSSIGDYKEAIKYGMLALKTAEQAQDTTMQLATIYNRIGRTYHGMNEHEQARNYFEKSLQIAKKYNDINSIHILSSNIVHTLLKLNQPLQAQTFLQDILKKYPVTDIERRIFINFDFVSIYILLKNYKLAGQYCSALLSLVEGSKSVNHETQMFAYGFAINFFLVSQQYEQAYKYLPLHKALAEKSGALTSLSSNHLYWFKLDSAQGRYPSAIVHYQQHKALNDSLFNESKSKQIAQLQIQYETERKDQDIKLQKQNIQLLTKQGLLQQNQLQQANFVRNVTFGGIALLLIITGLLYNRYRLKQRSSQKLEAQQKEINAKNVSLQHLVTEKEWLLKEIHHRVKNNLQIVMSLLNSQSAYIDNDAAMLAIRDSQHRVQAISLIHQKLYQSENLSSIDIPTYISELVEYLRDFFDTSQRIRFDIQIDPVKMDVSYAVPLGLILNEAITNAIKYAFPAKREGQITILLKHTIQDLYQLSITDNGIGLPAHFDKNQNNSLGMSLMRGLSEDIDGSFSIESHTGTTILLCFAYTPAIRQYIGSINSEIPLETVDL; the protein is encoded by the coding sequence TTGCCTGTTTTTGCTCAAGCACAATCAGGTAAGTCATACCAGGAATTGGAATTGCTACTACAACAAAGTAAGGCAGATACCAATCGGGTTCGTTTGCTTCTGGAACTTGGCAGCTATTATCTTAACAAAACAGATACGCCTAGTGCAGAACTTGATAGCGCAGTAGCCAGAGTCCGGCAGGCAGAAAATTTAAGTATGGCATTACGCTTCTACCATGGCCAGGCTAACAGTTACCGGATCTTAGCAAAAATTTATCGAAAACAAGGGAAAACAGATAAGGGAAAGGAATATGTTAACAAAGCCATTCAACTTTTTGACACCTACCATTATCTGAATGACCTAGGAGAAGCATACTTTGATCTTGGAGGCTATTATGGTCTATCCGGCCCTGAAATGAATGAAAGAATAAAATGGAGTGAAATGGCCTTATCCACTTTTCAGCAAGCCGGCAACAAATTAAAAGTAGCAGATTGTTTAAAAGAAATAGGTGACCTCTACCAGATTCAGGGGAACACTTTTAAATCTTTAGCCTTACTGAAAGAGGCACTGCAAGTATATCAGTCCATCAATCATCCTAGATTACAGGGCATTTATGATTTACTAGGTGATGTTTCATCTTCAATTGGCGATTATAAAGAAGCCATCAAATATGGCATGTTAGCTCTTAAAACTGCTGAACAAGCCCAGGATACAACAATGCAATTAGCTACCATTTACAACAGAATTGGGAGAACCTATCATGGGATGAATGAACATGAACAAGCAAGGAATTATTTTGAAAAATCCCTTCAGATTGCAAAAAAATACAATGATATAAATAGCATACATATACTATCTTCCAATATTGTTCATACCTTACTAAAGCTTAACCAGCCTTTACAGGCACAGACTTTTCTGCAGGATATTTTAAAGAAGTATCCCGTAACAGATATTGAAAGAAGAATCTTTATTAATTTCGATTTTGTTTCTATTTATATACTTCTCAAGAACTACAAATTAGCCGGACAATATTGTAGTGCCTTATTATCATTAGTGGAAGGTTCAAAATCTGTTAATCATGAAACACAGATGTTTGCATATGGTTTTGCCATCAATTTTTTTCTGGTTAGTCAGCAGTATGAGCAGGCTTACAAATACTTACCATTACATAAAGCACTTGCTGAGAAATCAGGTGCGCTAACCAGTTTGTCAAGCAATCATTTATATTGGTTTAAACTTGACTCTGCCCAAGGCCGCTATCCATCCGCAATTGTCCACTACCAGCAGCACAAGGCCCTAAACGATTCTTTATTTAATGAATCTAAAAGTAAACAGATTGCCCAGCTGCAGATTCAGTACGAAACCGAGAGGAAAGACCAGGATATCAAACTCCAGAAGCAAAACATTCAACTGCTGACCAAACAGGGGCTGCTGCAACAAAACCAATTGCAACAAGCTAATTTTGTCAGAAATGTCACTTTTGGTGGAATTGCGCTGCTACTTATCATTACGGGCCTACTCTACAACCGCTACCGGCTCAAACAACGCAGCAGTCAAAAATTGGAAGCCCAGCAGAAGGAGATTAATGCAAAAAATGTTTCGCTGCAGCATCTGGTGACCGAGAAGGAATGGTTGTTGAAAGAGATCCATCACCGAGTAAAAAATAACTTGCAAATCGTAATGAGCTTACTCAATTCCCAATCTGCCTATATTGATAATGATGCAGCCATGTTAGCCATTCGGGATAGCCAGCACCGGGTACAGGCCATTTCCTTGATTCATCAAAAGCTCTATCAATCTGAAAATTTGTCAAGTATTGATATACCTACTTATATAAGTGAACTGGTAGAATACTTGCGGGATTTTTTTGATACATCTCAGCGAATCCGGTTTGACATCCAAATTGATCCGGTCAAGATGGATGTATCCTATGCAGTGCCGCTGGGATTGATTTTGAATGAAGCCATTACTAATGCCATCAAATATGCTTTCCCTGCTAAAAGAGAAGGGCAGATCACTATTTTACTCAAGCATACAATACAGGATCTGTATCAGCTAAGTATTACAGATAATGGGATTGGCTTACCTGCTCATTTTGATAAAAATCAAAATAATTCATTAGGTATGAGCCTAATGCGGGGGCTTAGTGAAGATATCGATGGTAGTTTTTCAATAGAAAGTCATACGGGCACAACTATTCTCCTATGCTTTGCTTACACCCCAGCAATAAGGCAATATATAGGATCAATCAATTCGGAAATACCTTTAGAAACTGTTGATTTATGA
- a CDS encoding alpha/beta fold hydrolase has protein sequence MKISNTKNIVFITGAFVSNESWNEWIPYFESKGYSSIAPPWPHKDAPAEVLRNRHPDSEIASNRLQGLIDYYVGIIGQLKVKPILIGHSIGGLLVQLLLQRGLGIAGIAIHSVPPQGLITFKWSFLKAGWGPLGFFTSTKKSYLMSFKEWQYAFTNGMSLEQQKASYYQLAIPESKLIVRDTITNVAKVDFNKPHAPLLLLSGSDDHTIPASLNYANYSKYNHSNSVTDYKEFKGRNHFVLGQPTWKENADYILDWISKVIH, from the coding sequence GTGAAAATTAGCAACACAAAAAACATTGTATTTATTACTGGTGCATTTGTGAGCAATGAGAGCTGGAATGAATGGATACCCTACTTTGAAAGCAAAGGCTATAGCTCCATAGCCCCACCCTGGCCGCATAAGGATGCCCCAGCCGAAGTATTACGTAACCGGCATCCAGATAGTGAAATAGCTTCCAACCGGTTACAAGGACTGATAGATTACTATGTGGGCATAATCGGACAACTGAAAGTAAAACCCATTCTGATTGGTCATTCTATAGGTGGACTGCTAGTGCAACTCTTATTACAGCGTGGATTAGGGATAGCTGGAATAGCCATTCATTCGGTTCCACCCCAGGGATTGATCACTTTTAAATGGTCATTTTTAAAAGCAGGATGGGGTCCGTTGGGTTTTTTCACTTCAACCAAGAAGTCATACCTGATGTCTTTTAAGGAATGGCAGTATGCTTTTACCAATGGCATGTCTTTAGAACAGCAAAAAGCATCGTATTATCAACTGGCCATACCCGAATCAAAATTAATCGTGCGGGACACGATCACTAATGTAGCAAAAGTAGATTTTAACAAACCACACGCTCCACTATTACTACTTTCCGGTAGTGATGATCACACCATACCGGCTTCTCTCAACTATGCAAACTACAGCAAATACAATCACAGTAATTCAGTGACTGATTACAAAGAATTTAAGGGGCGCAATCATTTTGTACTAGGGCAACCTACATGGAAAGAAAATGCAGACTACATACTAGACTGGATAAGTAAGGTCATACACTAG
- a CDS encoding alpha/beta fold hydrolase: MKPLLRRIYQVLIPAIIILMSALISSIPSVAQTGKDAKNIVIVHGAFADGSGWENVFKILHSRGYHVTMVQNPLTSLEDDVEATNRALQKQDGPVVLVGHSWGGTVITQAGISPKVVSLVYVAAFAPQIGESTLDLVKTAPASAENGILPPDENGFISYDQAKFHAGFAADVSKEKADFMFASQGPIAAKAFTTPVTQAAWQTKPSFAIVPTEDKSINPAILRNMYKRAGSVVTELKGSHTFFITKSKEVADVIETAAKATVK, encoded by the coding sequence ATGAAACCATTACTGAGAAGAATTTATCAGGTCTTGATACCTGCGATTATTATCCTGATGAGTGCATTGATCTCATCCATCCCATCAGTTGCCCAAACTGGTAAGGACGCTAAAAATATTGTGATCGTTCATGGTGCTTTTGCAGATGGGTCTGGCTGGGAAAATGTGTTTAAAATACTTCATAGCCGGGGATATCATGTTACTATGGTACAAAACCCTTTAACCTCACTTGAGGATGATGTTGAAGCTACTAACCGGGCGCTGCAAAAGCAGGATGGGCCGGTAGTTTTAGTAGGTCATTCATGGGGCGGTACTGTCATTACCCAAGCCGGTATCTCTCCAAAGGTGGTAAGTCTGGTATACGTGGCTGCTTTTGCACCTCAGATAGGTGAATCCACACTGGATTTAGTTAAAACAGCTCCTGCATCGGCTGAAAACGGCATTCTCCCTCCTGATGAAAATGGATTTATCTCTTATGACCAGGCAAAATTTCATGCCGGTTTCGCAGCCGATGTAAGCAAAGAAAAGGCAGACTTCATGTTCGCTTCCCAGGGACCGATTGCTGCAAAAGCTTTTACTACACCAGTTACACAAGCCGCCTGGCAAACCAAACCTTCCTTTGCCATTGTACCCACGGAAGATAAAAGTATCAATCCTGCCATCTTACGCAATATGTACAAAAGAGCTGGGTCCGTAGTGACAGAGCTAAAGGGAAGCCACACCTTTTTTATAACTAAATCTAAAGAAGTAGCTGATGTAATTGAAACTGCTGCCAAAGCTACAGTGAAATGA
- a CDS encoding alpha/beta fold hydrolase, which produces MLTIKTQTTSQSPRILRLLPLLLLLLVGACNTKEKSAQETTQETAPVIPVANTSTPVLMPASPPANFKHQMANVNGLNIHYVIGGQGEPLVLVHGFGQNWYMWNRLLPELSKHFTVIAPDLRGVGESDKPQSGYDKKTMATDIHELVKKLGYKSINLAGHDIGLMVAYAYAVQYPEEVKKIALMDALIPGVEPVWKQISTTVWHFGFFARPVAGDLVAGQEREFLTDFWPTVGYVKNPFTKEESDEFIRAYATKGSTTGSFHWFKSFPQDVEDNHAFMKQKINMPLLAMGGEYFSAPFLADHSRLVASNVQETKIMGAGHWLVQEQTAQVQKGLLDFFLAK; this is translated from the coding sequence ATGCTTACGATCAAAACACAAACTACCAGTCAATCACCTAGGATTTTAAGACTTCTGCCCCTTTTACTGTTGCTTCTAGTAGGTGCTTGTAATACTAAGGAGAAAAGTGCACAAGAAACCACTCAGGAAACAGCCCCTGTTATTCCAGTTGCGAATACTTCTACGCCTGTCCTTATGCCTGCTTCACCCCCGGCAAATTTCAAACACCAGATGGCAAATGTAAATGGGTTAAATATCCATTATGTTATTGGAGGGCAGGGTGAGCCTTTGGTATTGGTACATGGCTTTGGCCAGAACTGGTATATGTGGAACCGCTTGCTGCCAGAGCTTTCCAAACACTTTACTGTCATTGCACCTGACCTGAGAGGGGTAGGAGAATCAGACAAACCACAGTCAGGCTATGATAAAAAAACAATGGCAACAGATATCCATGAACTGGTGAAAAAACTGGGCTATAAAAGCATTAACCTGGCTGGTCATGATATAGGTTTAATGGTTGCCTATGCCTATGCCGTTCAGTATCCAGAGGAAGTAAAAAAGATCGCTTTAATGGATGCACTGATTCCAGGAGTTGAGCCGGTATGGAAACAAATTTCAACTACGGTATGGCACTTTGGCTTTTTTGCAAGACCTGTAGCAGGCGACCTGGTAGCCGGGCAGGAAAGAGAATTTCTCACTGATTTCTGGCCGACGGTAGGGTATGTTAAAAATCCATTTACCAAAGAAGAATCCGATGAGTTTATCCGTGCCTATGCTACAAAAGGGTCTACCACGGGCAGTTTTCACTGGTTTAAATCTTTTCCGCAGGATGTTGAAGATAATCATGCCTTTATGAAGCAAAAAATCAATATGCCTTTACTGGCCATGGGAGGCGAATACTTCAGTGCTCCTTTTTTGGCTGATCATTCCCGGTTAGTAGCCAGCAATGTACAGGAGACGAAAATCATGGGTGCAGGACACTGGCTGGTGCAAGAGCAAACAGCGCAGGTACAAAAAGGATTACTGGACTTTTTTCTAGCCAAATAA
- a CDS encoding MBL fold metallo-hydrolase: MFIFSVKSGLYLIISCSGCRTVPLAPQVPIWDANRVELTLHKIKEDVYAIIPKSAAQETSKGIPQATTGGFVIGEKGVLLIETMLTKRLFDQQIKLLRSVTQKPILYAVNTSDHGDHCFTNYLLPSSTIIIQNEFAKENLSKNYEGIKQFMVRLFGKDRGIEATKYRPADITIAKNNTLKIDLGNGKIVEFLNAGTAQSPADLFVWLPSAKVFWAGNPFIAESPTIPWLFDGYFLEPADNLKKMYDLLPEDAIVVPGHGRITNKAGIKYTLDYVASLKENIEEAVNKGMTLEQTRQSVTMREFDKGYVLFDWLHSNFNLPSAYKDISGSKIK; encoded by the coding sequence ATGTTTATTTTCTCTGTTAAGTCTGGTTTGTATCTTATTATTTCCTGTTCTGGCTGCCGCACAGTTCCCCTTGCCCCACAAGTGCCTATCTGGGATGCTAATCGGGTGGAGTTAACACTACACAAAATAAAAGAAGATGTGTATGCCATTATCCCCAAAAGTGCCGCACAGGAAACATCTAAAGGTATTCCGCAAGCAACTACTGGTGGATTTGTTATTGGGGAGAAAGGGGTATTGCTGATTGAAACTATGCTCACTAAACGGTTATTTGACCAGCAAATCAAACTCTTACGGTCTGTCACACAAAAGCCCATTTTATATGCAGTAAACACCAGTGACCATGGCGATCATTGTTTTACCAATTATTTACTACCTTCTTCTACCATCATCATTCAGAATGAATTTGCAAAAGAGAACCTGTCCAAAAATTATGAAGGCATCAAGCAGTTTATGGTGAGGCTGTTTGGGAAAGACCGAGGCATTGAAGCGACAAAATACCGACCTGCAGATATCACCATTGCAAAAAACAATACCCTCAAAATTGATTTAGGTAATGGAAAAATAGTTGAATTTCTCAATGCAGGCACAGCGCAGTCGCCAGCCGACCTTTTTGTATGGCTACCTTCTGCCAAGGTTTTCTGGGCAGGTAATCCTTTTATAGCTGAAAGTCCCACCATCCCCTGGCTATTTGACGGGTATTTCTTAGAGCCTGCCGATAACCTGAAAAAGATGTATGACCTTTTACCTGAAGATGCCATTGTGGTTCCAGGCCACGGGCGGATTACTAATAAAGCGGGCATCAAGTATACCCTGGATTATGTCGCTTCCTTGAAAGAAAACATTGAAGAGGCAGTAAATAAAGGTATGACACTTGAACAAACCAGGCAGTCGGTAACGATGCGTGAATTTGACAAAGGTTATGTGCTGTTTGACTGGCTGCATTCCAATTTTAATCTCCCCAGCGCTTATAAAGACATTAGCGGGAGTAAAATCAAATAA